Proteins found in one Neochlamydia sp. AcF84 genomic segment:
- a CDS encoding transposase, giving the protein KKLILQGGKWQKVKLTLQSKKYSEVMAIRVKETITKAFYRPGVERWLIMEKLGNDQYKYYVSNASKDTPLSCMVEWIHERWKIEQGYQQMKEELGLDHFEGRSWLGLHHHLTLCFMAYSFLTLLKYQAKDKKKSQ; this is encoded by the coding sequence AAAAAAATTGATCCTGCAAGGAGGTAAGTGGCAAAAGGTAAAACTTACCCTTCAATCGAAGAAATATAGTGAAGTAATGGCTATACGTGTTAAAGAAACGATCACCAAGGCATTTTATAGACCAGGGGTTGAAAGATGGTTAATCATGGAAAAGTTAGGAAACGATCAATATAAATACTATGTTTCCAATGCCTCAAAAGATACTCCCCTCTCATGTATGGTAGAATGGATTCATGAGAGATGGAAAATCGAGCAAGGCTATCAGCAGATGAAAGAGGAGCTAGGATTAGATCACTTTGAGGGGCGGTCATGGCTAGGACTCCATCATCATTTGACGTTATGTTTTATGGCTTATAGCTTCTTAACCTTACTGAAATACCAGGCAAAAGATAAAAAAAAATCTCAATGA